A genomic segment from Barrientosiimonas humi encodes:
- a CDS encoding MFS transporter: MRDDSLWRDADFVRYFSARTVSFTGAVVTWVALPVIVYRMTGSAAWTSITVVVETLPMVLLGLVGGALGDRRDRRRVMVRADLVSGAAIGSVALAHLLGRLTLGHLLVAAFVSASAVTIFDGSNWGALPAIVGRDRLPEANARVWGVQALLEVGLPAAVGVALAFVAPAALLAVDAASFFASAALIRSISSNLQLHQADSRNTMLADIREGVGYLFSHPVLRPLLAVSVIGSASGGGMVALMVVWADRQLGIGTGGVRFGLLAGAWSAGAAVAAALLPRLIRRWGAVGLTRFAAWVVPLCILATALTTDYYVALAVWSTYAVVHVS, translated from the coding sequence GTGCGAGACGACTCCCTGTGGCGCGACGCCGACTTCGTGCGCTACTTCAGCGCGCGCACGGTGTCCTTCACCGGGGCGGTCGTCACCTGGGTCGCGCTGCCGGTGATCGTCTACCGGATGACCGGCAGCGCGGCCTGGACCTCGATCACCGTCGTCGTGGAGACGCTGCCGATGGTGCTGCTCGGCCTGGTCGGCGGCGCGCTGGGCGACCGGCGCGACCGGCGGCGCGTCATGGTGCGCGCCGACCTCGTCTCGGGCGCAGCGATCGGCTCGGTCGCGCTGGCCCATCTGCTGGGGCGGCTGACGCTGGGGCACCTGCTCGTGGCCGCGTTCGTCTCGGCGTCGGCCGTCACGATCTTCGACGGGTCCAACTGGGGCGCTCTGCCGGCCATCGTCGGGCGTGACCGGCTGCCCGAGGCCAACGCACGCGTGTGGGGCGTGCAGGCGCTGCTCGAGGTGGGTCTGCCAGCAGCGGTGGGAGTCGCCCTCGCCTTCGTGGCGCCCGCGGCGCTGCTGGCGGTCGACGCAGCCAGCTTCTTCGCCTCGGCTGCCCTGATCCGCTCGATCAGCTCCAATCTTCAGCTGCACCAGGCAGATTCACGCAACACCATGCTGGCCGACATTCGCGAAGGCGTCGGCTATCTGTTCTCCCATCCCGTGCTGCGCCCGCTCCTCGCGGTGTCGGTGATCGGCTCCGCGTCGGGCGGCGGCATGGTCGCGCTGATGGTCGTCTGGGCCGACCGGCAGCTCGGCATCGGCACCGGGGGAGTGCGGTTCGGACTGCTGGCCGGAGCCTGGTCGGCGGGTGCCGCGGTCGCGGCAGCCCTGCTGCCGCGGCTCATCCGCCGCTGGGGCGCCGTCGGTCTCACCCGTTTCGCCGCCTGGGTGGTCCCGCTGTGCATCCTCGCGACAGCACTGACCACCGACTACTACGTCGCGCTGGCGGTGTGGTCGACGTACGCCGTCGTGCACGTGAGTTAA
- a CDS encoding GNAT family N-acetyltransferase produces the protein MTLLDAEVAVGLPWESPLGRVDARPVEPERDLALLHRWVTHPRSRFWGMQGWSTEQVREELEGIAASTHHDAWLLDLDGEPIALAETYDPERSPLQGRYDVEDGDLGMHVLVAPPRTPRTGTTDVVMTAVMRWCLRDPRVQRVVVEPDATNDAILAKNLRAGFRSRGLVQLPDKTALLSVATRTDFADSALARQFLRGRPSPAPHLNREAMSAAQRDLVTKALRELVHERLIRPEPVDGRWRVDTGTTTYDFAASAHPLEHLAIDPASVRRLGPDGAELDLDAQALVLELRSALGIPGDLVDIYLEEVASTLQAAAWMHDQRQPSAAELVEADAQTIERSMTGHPSFIATNGRIGFGLDDYAAFAPEAGRPFSPFWVAVRKTDSRLSLGEGLDEDAFYARELGPDHDRFRALLRESGRDPEEFRFMPVHPWQWQHKLAITYAPAVARGELVPLGEGRDRYQAQQSIRTLFNLDHPERSFVKLALSVQNMGFLRGLSARYMAATPAINDWVHELVEGDADLREVGFSVLREHAAIGWTGGVHAQLDPSSAYAKMTAALWRESPVPRLQPGERLATMASLLHVDQQRESLAAQLIRASGCAPAQWLGDYLRAYLRPVLHCLLAHDLAFMPHGENLILVLREHRVVRVIMKDIGEEVMVMSDRPLPEAVARIRQPADREEREMAIFTDVFDGFLRHLGATLSQVGVIDDDAFWEVVAGVVRDHRADHPGLHDGFDFFRAQFSHSCLNRLQLRNTRQMVDLTDQSGSLIHVGPIANPIAGRG, from the coding sequence ATGACGCTGCTGGACGCCGAGGTGGCGGTCGGTCTGCCGTGGGAGTCCCCGCTCGGCCGCGTGGACGCGCGCCCGGTCGAGCCGGAGCGCGACCTCGCCCTGCTGCACCGCTGGGTGACCCACCCGCGCTCGCGCTTCTGGGGCATGCAGGGCTGGTCGACGGAGCAGGTGCGCGAGGAGCTCGAGGGCATCGCCGCGAGCACCCACCACGACGCGTGGCTGCTCGACCTGGACGGCGAACCGATCGCGCTGGCCGAGACCTACGACCCGGAGCGCAGCCCGCTGCAGGGCCGCTACGACGTCGAGGACGGCGACCTCGGGATGCACGTGCTCGTCGCGCCGCCGCGCACCCCGCGCACCGGCACGACCGACGTCGTGATGACCGCCGTCATGCGATGGTGCCTCCGCGACCCGCGGGTGCAGCGGGTGGTCGTCGAGCCCGACGCCACGAACGACGCGATCCTCGCGAAGAACCTGCGCGCCGGCTTCCGCTCCCGCGGGCTCGTGCAGCTGCCCGACAAGACCGCGCTGCTCAGCGTCGCGACCCGGACCGACTTCGCCGACAGCGCCCTGGCGCGGCAGTTCCTTCGCGGTCGCCCGTCGCCGGCGCCGCACCTCAACCGCGAGGCGATGTCCGCCGCGCAGCGCGACCTGGTCACCAAGGCGCTGCGCGAGCTGGTGCACGAGCGGCTGATCCGGCCCGAGCCGGTCGACGGGCGCTGGCGCGTCGACACCGGCACGACGACGTACGACTTCGCGGCCTCCGCGCACCCGCTCGAGCACCTCGCGATCGACCCGGCGAGCGTGCGCCGGCTCGGGCCGGACGGCGCCGAGCTCGACCTCGACGCGCAGGCATTGGTGCTCGAGCTGCGTTCTGCCCTGGGCATTCCCGGCGATCTGGTCGACATCTATCTCGAGGAGGTCGCGAGCACCCTGCAGGCCGCCGCGTGGATGCACGACCAGCGGCAGCCGAGCGCCGCCGAGCTGGTCGAGGCCGACGCGCAGACGATCGAGCGTTCGATGACCGGGCACCCGAGCTTCATCGCCACCAACGGGCGGATCGGGTTCGGGCTGGACGACTACGCCGCGTTCGCCCCGGAGGCCGGCCGGCCCTTCTCGCCGTTCTGGGTCGCGGTGCGCAAGACCGACTCCCGGCTGTCGCTGGGCGAAGGACTGGACGAGGACGCGTTCTACGCGCGCGAGCTCGGCCCCGACCACGACCGGTTCCGCGCGCTGCTGCGCGAGAGCGGGCGCGACCCGGAGGAGTTCCGGTTCATGCCGGTGCACCCGTGGCAGTGGCAGCACAAGCTGGCGATCACGTACGCACCCGCAGTCGCGCGCGGGGAGCTGGTGCCGCTGGGGGAGGGGCGCGACCGTTACCAGGCGCAGCAGTCGATCCGCACGCTGTTCAACCTGGACCACCCCGAGCGCAGCTTCGTGAAGCTGGCCCTGTCGGTGCAGAACATGGGGTTCCTGCGCGGGCTGTCGGCGCGATACATGGCCGCCACACCGGCCATCAACGACTGGGTGCACGAGCTGGTCGAGGGTGACGCCGACCTGCGCGAGGTCGGTTTCTCGGTGCTGCGCGAGCACGCCGCGATCGGGTGGACCGGCGGGGTGCACGCGCAGCTCGACCCGTCGTCGGCGTACGCCAAGATGACCGCCGCGCTGTGGCGCGAGAGCCCGGTGCCGCGGCTGCAGCCGGGCGAGCGGCTCGCGACGATGGCGTCGCTGCTGCACGTGGACCAACAGCGAGAATCGTTGGCAGCACAACTGATTCGGGCCTCGGGTTGCGCTCCGGCGCAGTGGCTCGGGGACTATCTGCGGGCATACCTGCGGCCGGTGCTGCACTGCCTCCTCGCGCACGACCTGGCCTTCATGCCGCACGGCGAGAACCTCATCCTCGTGCTGCGCGAGCACCGCGTGGTGCGGGTGATCATGAAGGACATCGGCGAGGAGGTCATGGTCATGAGCGACCGGCCGCTGCCCGAGGCCGTCGCGCGCATCCGCCAGCCGGCCGACCGGGAGGAGCGCGAGATGGCGATCTTCACCGACGTCTTCGACGGCTTCCTGCGCCACCTCGGCGCGACGCTGTCGCAGGTCGGGGTGATCGACGACGACGCGTTCTGGGAGGTCGTGGCAGGCGTCGTGCGCGACCACCGGGCCGACCACCCGGGGCTGCACGACGGGTTCGACTTCTTCCGCGCGCAGTTCAGCCACAGCTGCCTCAACCGGTTGCAGCTGCGCAACACCCGGCAGATGGTCGACCTCACCGACCAGTCCGGGTCGCTCATCCACGTCGGGCCGATCGCCAACCCGATCGCCGGGCGCGGCTGA
- a CDS encoding lysine N(6)-hydroxylase/L-ornithine N(5)-oxygenase family protein — protein MSAQAATTYDFVAIGAGPFNLGLGCLADPVEGLSGVVLEQRPDFAWHPGMMLDGATIQVPFLADLVTLADPTSSYSFLAFLKETGRLYSYYIRESFFPLRSEYSEYCRWAAHRLGVRFGHRVVGVRPHEVGYAVATEVDGRPGPTLLTRTLVLGTGTVPHVPQIAGLTEVGLEHPVVHSADYLHRREELRATGSVTVIGSGQSAAEIYRDLLEHAAADELELTWLTRSPRFFPMEYTKLTLELTSPDYARHRRALPADVRERLNREERTLYKGISAELVDDIFDTLYRLRQQRQVQGRGDVPTTLLTDVEVTDAAAVDGQVLVGGCSGRTGDRLEHRTGGLVLATGYRPSTHDFLDEAVRARIATDDLGRYAVAEDYSVDAGRTVFVQNAEEHLTGVLAPDLGMGAFRSSVILNTLCGREVYPVEERIAFQEFGIPDRMRPARGNAPRVEARELLEVAR, from the coding sequence ATGAGCGCGCAGGCCGCGACGACGTACGACTTCGTGGCGATCGGCGCCGGGCCGTTCAACCTCGGCCTGGGTTGCCTCGCCGACCCCGTCGAGGGGCTCTCGGGCGTGGTGCTGGAGCAGCGCCCCGACTTCGCCTGGCACCCGGGGATGATGCTCGACGGCGCCACGATCCAGGTGCCGTTCCTCGCCGACCTGGTGACGCTGGCGGACCCGACCTCGTCCTACAGCTTCCTGGCGTTCCTGAAGGAGACCGGCCGGCTCTACAGCTACTACATCCGGGAGAGCTTCTTCCCGCTGCGCAGCGAGTACAGCGAGTACTGCCGCTGGGCCGCGCACCGCCTCGGGGTGCGCTTCGGTCACCGCGTCGTGGGCGTACGTCCGCACGAGGTCGGCTATGCCGTCGCCACCGAGGTCGACGGGCGCCCCGGGCCGACGCTGCTCACCCGCACGCTGGTGCTCGGCACCGGCACCGTGCCCCACGTGCCCCAGATCGCCGGCCTCACCGAGGTGGGGCTCGAGCACCCGGTCGTGCACTCGGCCGACTACCTGCACCGGCGCGAGGAGCTGCGGGCGACCGGGTCGGTCACGGTGATCGGCTCGGGGCAGAGCGCCGCCGAGATCTATCGCGACCTGCTCGAGCACGCGGCCGCCGACGAGCTGGAGCTGACCTGGCTCACGCGCTCGCCGCGGTTCTTCCCGATGGAGTACACCAAGCTCACGCTCGAGCTGACCTCGCCCGACTACGCCCGCCACCGCCGCGCGCTCCCGGCCGACGTGCGCGAGCGGCTCAACCGCGAGGAGCGCACGCTCTACAAGGGCATCTCCGCCGAGCTCGTCGACGACATCTTCGACACCCTCTACCGCCTGCGCCAGCAGCGGCAGGTCCAGGGTCGCGGCGACGTGCCGACCACGCTGCTCACCGACGTCGAGGTGACCGACGCCGCCGCGGTCGACGGGCAGGTGCTCGTCGGCGGCTGCTCCGGTCGCACCGGCGACCGGCTCGAGCACCGCACCGGCGGGCTCGTGCTGGCGACCGGTTACCGCCCCAGCACGCACGACTTCCTCGACGAGGCGGTGCGCGCGCGCATCGCGACCGACGACCTGGGCCGCTACGCCGTGGCCGAGGACTACAGCGTGGACGCCGGCCGCACGGTCTTCGTGCAGAACGCCGAGGAGCACCTCACCGGGGTGCTCGCCCCCGACCTCGGGATGGGCGCGTTCCGCAGCTCGGTCATCCTCAACACCCTCTGCGGCCGCGAGGTCTATCCGGTCGAGGAGCGAATCGCCTTCCAGGAGTTCGGGATTCCCGACCGAATGCGTCCTGCGCGAGGCAACGCCCCGAGGGTCGAGGCCCGCGAGCTCCTGGAGGTGGCCCGATGA